One segment of Ascidiaceihabitans donghaensis DNA contains the following:
- a CDS encoding site-specific DNA-methyltransferase: MTKHMKSAEALPLNTILAGDCIDVMNALPANSVDLIFADPPYNLQLKGELHRPDNSKVDAVDDHWDQFSSFKAYDDFTNAWLKAARRLLKPNGAIWVIGSYHNIFRVGAALQDQGYWILNDVVWRKSNPMPNFRGKRFTNAHETMIWAGKEESSKYTFNYEALKSLNEGIQMRSDWVLPICNGHERLKNKDGEKAHPTQKPHSLLHRVLVGSTNPGDVVLDPFFGTGTTGAVAKMLGREYIGIEREAEYREVAEKRIADVRKFDREALQVSASKRAEPRVPFGQLVERGMLRPGEELYSLNQRHKAKVRADGTLIGDDIKGSIHQVGAHLEGAPSCNGWTYWCYKKDGKKVPIDLLRQQIRAEMIN; encoded by the coding sequence ATGACGAAACATATGAAAAGCGCCGAGGCGCTTCCGCTAAACACGATTCTTGCTGGCGATTGCATCGATGTGATGAATGCGCTGCCTGCGAATTCAGTCGATCTGATCTTTGCAGACCCGCCGTATAACCTTCAGCTGAAGGGCGAATTGCATCGCCCCGACAACTCTAAGGTTGATGCGGTTGATGATCATTGGGACCAGTTTTCCAGCTTCAAAGCCTATGATGATTTCACCAATGCTTGGCTCAAAGCGGCCCGGCGTTTGTTGAAGCCAAATGGCGCAATTTGGGTCATCGGATCTTATCATAATATCTTCCGTGTTGGTGCGGCGTTGCAGGACCAAGGATATTGGATTTTGAACGACGTGGTGTGGCGCAAGTCCAACCCGATGCCGAACTTCCGCGGCAAACGCTTTACCAATGCCCATGAAACAATGATTTGGGCGGGCAAAGAAGAATCCAGCAAATACACCTTCAACTACGAAGCTCTGAAGTCGTTGAACGAAGGCATTCAGATGAGATCTGATTGGGTCTTGCCGATCTGCAATGGCCACGAGCGTCTGAAGAACAAAGACGGTGAAAAAGCGCATCCAACGCAAAAACCACACAGCCTATTGCATCGTGTTCTGGTGGGGTCCACCAATCCGGGCGACGTCGTGTTGGACCCTTTCTTTGGAACGGGAACAACAGGGGCCGTGGCGAAAATGCTGGGCCGTGAATACATCGGGATCGAACGCGAAGCTGAGTACCGCGAAGTCGCCGAAAAACGCATTGCTGATGTGCGCAAATTTGACCGCGAAGCGTTGCAAGTCAGTGCCTCTAAGCGGGCTGAACCCCGTGTGCCGTTTGGCCAATTGGTTGAACGCGGCATGCTGCGCCCGGGCGAAGAGCTATATTCCTTGAACCAACGTCACAAAGCCAAAGTGCGCGCAGATGGCACGTTGATCGGGGATGACATCAAAGGATCGATCCATCAGGTCGGCGCTCATCTTGAGGGCGCCCCAAGCTGCAATGGCTGGACCTATTGGTGCTACAAGAAAGATGGAAAGAAAGTGCCCATCGATCTTTTGCGCCAGCAAATCCGCGCAGAGATGATCAACTGA
- a CDS encoding ribonuclease HII, which produces MVPDFTFEMQISGRVAGVDEVGRGPLAGPVTAAAVVLRSGFIPEGLNDSKALTAKKREQLYPLILANADVSVAHASVDEIDRLNILRASHLAMVRAIAGLQSPADHALIDGNMIPRDLDIPATTLVKGDSRSLSIAAASIVAKICRDRVLVDLAQQHPGYGWETNMGYGSKSHMSALENLGVTPHHRRSFKPIHNILYQEKIVSD; this is translated from the coding sequence ATTGTGCCGGATTTTACTTTCGAGATGCAGATAAGCGGACGGGTTGCGGGCGTTGATGAAGTGGGGCGCGGGCCATTGGCAGGGCCTGTGACTGCGGCAGCAGTTGTTTTAAGGTCGGGGTTCATTCCAGAAGGCTTGAACGATTCAAAAGCTTTAACAGCCAAGAAACGCGAACAGCTTTATCCGCTTATTCTGGCCAATGCGGATGTTTCCGTGGCGCATGCCAGCGTGGACGAGATTGACAGGTTGAATATTCTGCGGGCCTCTCATCTTGCGATGGTGCGCGCGATTGCGGGGCTGCAAAGTCCTGCGGATCATGCGTTGATCGACGGTAATATGATTCCTCGCGACCTTGATATTCCAGCAACCACGTTGGTGAAGGGGGACAGCCGGTCTTTGTCCATCGCGGCGGCCTCAATTGTGGCCAAAATATGTCGAGATCGTGTCCTAGTGGATTTGGCGCAACAGCACCCCGGATATGGCTGGGAAACGAACATGGGTTATGGATCAAAAAGCCACATGTCGGCGTTGGAAAATCTTGGGGTAACCCCACACCATAGACGATCTTTCAAACCCATACACAACATCTTGTATCAAGAAAAAATCGTAAGTGATTGA
- a CDS encoding winged helix-turn-helix domain-containing protein gives MLDQTTSASEARRSGTRLVGFGLAAIVLVLGAAAFVLFYNLPDANAFNAKVETIFVENDLTTQAEIKLLEILAQSGTAFSDVLVSYRTIIFVLLVFATALLIASLVFLVMLVILNRRMAQIERAGIEVNSLLISREENTVYLNDMGFKLTAAAMETMSILAEARMDDDVLTGSEIEGMISGRSAADCEEAAGATRIKRLRDTLGNQMVSELLVKNIARRGYMLAVGKDVIKVV, from the coding sequence GTGCTGGATCAAACTACCTCCGCTTCTGAGGCACGACGCTCTGGGACGCGGCTTGTCGGGTTTGGGCTTGCGGCAATCGTGTTGGTTCTGGGCGCAGCTGCCTTTGTGTTGTTCTACAACTTACCGGATGCCAATGCGTTCAATGCCAAAGTGGAAACGATCTTTGTAGAAAACGATCTGACCACGCAGGCAGAAATCAAACTGCTCGAGATTCTTGCACAGTCCGGCACGGCGTTTTCAGACGTTCTTGTGTCCTACCGAACCATCATTTTCGTTTTGCTGGTGTTCGCCACAGCCTTGCTGATAGCCTCACTGGTGTTTCTGGTGATGTTGGTGATCCTGAACCGCCGCATGGCTCAAATTGAACGGGCAGGCATCGAGGTGAACTCGCTTTTGATCAGCCGCGAAGAGAACACCGTCTATCTGAATGACATGGGATTCAAACTGACAGCGGCCGCAATGGAGACGATGTCCATTCTTGCCGAAGCCCGCATGGACGACGATGTTCTGACAGGATCCGAGATCGAAGGCATGATATCAGGACGCAGTGCCGCAGACTGCGAAGAAGCGGCAGGGGCCACGCGGATCAAACGATTGCGCGACACATTGGGCAACCAGATGGTCAGCGAACTTTTGGTCAAAAACATCGCGCGGCGTGGATACATGCTGGCAGTGGGAAAAGACGTGATCAAAGTTGTCTGA